A genomic window from Arthrobacter globiformis includes:
- the pglX gene encoding BREX-2 system adenine-specific DNA-methyltransferase PglX — protein sequence MIDSSALLAALKVQLRTLQADLKERADDPTTTWGAALQGEHAEALRRERTGLPWSVWRDNEVDQAAVEWIVATTFVRFCEDNDLLVGATLDGMPVQVGWIAGPGDRILRARENQTAYFRVNTSHHDRDWLQQSFRVLAAQPAGASLVDPRHNPVWTAEISAEAAKGLVDFWRRTYDDGALVHDFTDPGLDTRFLGDLYQDLSEHAKKTYALLQTPVFVEEFILDRTLTPAIAEFGVGGLKLIDPACGSGHFLLGAFERLNQQWATDAPGMDPKQRVRKAMDSIHGVDLNPFAVAISRFRLTVAGILAAGEKSLVGVEEWGFHLAIGDSLLGQQGVTKPLFGDDTYTYATEDLAEYIDILKPGRYHVVVGNPPYITVKDKVLNQIYREAYKTAAGKYALSVPFMELFFRLAIKGGAGQGSGHVGQITSNSFMKREFGKKVIEDLFAGYHIDNPVDLTHVIDTSGAYIPGHGTPTVILIGRRRRPVAGDVRAVLGVRGEPGQPEDPSKGLVWTEINANIDSPGFDGTYVSIVDLARETLSTFPWSLSGGGAGATMAMIEGAAEGKLHAYVESVGFSAITGDDEFLTAPSRIAARLRNEGAPPFVLGDEIRDWCASESLVSLVPTALDGVELEPSVELARFLWRGRAVLSNRKYFDKTPSQRGLRWFEYAIQFPARNVAPRKLVFAFVATHNHFVLDRGGKVFKQSAPVINLPDDATEEQHLELLAVLNSSVACFWLKQVSYPKGGDPVGDDGARVSAEGWSDRFEFTGTKLQEFPLPSKLPGDRGKLLDQLAQLLGAVSPRAVISAWLADSGGLDLGERIAAARREWAELHRRIVFEQEELDWETYRLYGLAEEEMTYSGSATDQIVPGQRSFEIALARRVEDGTELSSWFSRHSSVALTTLPTVWSEEYRDVVEKRLELIEVDRSIRLLERPEYKRRWATVPWDKRLQDALEASILECLERVELWRDYQGPSTRSVAQLADLSRNDDVLLELARALTGSAEPDLAAVIGSLAPMEAVPYVAAYRYKPSGLEKFSEWQAIWDLQRREDSGEKVTIPVPPKYSTPDFQKVEYWKARGKLDVPKERFVLYPGVGREGDNSLVLGWAGWSHRDQAVALVREIMNQQALGAPNEALVPMVAGLVELEPWLHQWHTELEPEFGSSAAQAVTSQIDQLLAQLEMTRDDVNAWRPPAAARRRRSA from the coding sequence ATGATCGACTCTTCTGCCCTCCTTGCCGCCCTCAAGGTACAGCTGCGGACGTTGCAGGCCGACCTGAAGGAGCGCGCCGACGACCCAACCACCACTTGGGGCGCCGCCCTCCAGGGGGAGCACGCCGAAGCATTGCGCCGCGAGCGCACGGGGCTCCCTTGGAGTGTGTGGCGCGACAACGAAGTCGATCAGGCGGCCGTCGAATGGATCGTCGCTACGACGTTCGTCCGCTTCTGTGAGGACAACGACCTGCTCGTCGGCGCCACGCTCGACGGAATGCCCGTCCAGGTCGGCTGGATCGCCGGGCCCGGCGACCGTATCCTCCGCGCACGCGAGAACCAGACCGCCTACTTCCGCGTCAATACCAGCCACCACGACCGCGACTGGCTCCAGCAGTCCTTCCGCGTGCTGGCAGCCCAACCCGCCGGAGCATCTCTTGTCGACCCCCGGCACAACCCGGTCTGGACCGCAGAGATCAGCGCCGAGGCTGCAAAAGGCCTCGTCGACTTCTGGCGCCGCACTTACGACGACGGCGCGCTGGTGCACGACTTCACCGACCCCGGCCTGGACACCCGTTTCCTCGGCGACCTCTACCAGGACCTGTCCGAGCACGCAAAGAAGACTTACGCGCTGCTGCAGACGCCGGTGTTCGTCGAAGAATTTATCCTTGATCGCACCCTTACCCCCGCGATCGCCGAGTTCGGCGTCGGCGGGCTCAAGCTGATCGACCCCGCCTGCGGATCCGGTCACTTCCTGCTCGGAGCGTTCGAACGCCTCAACCAGCAGTGGGCCACCGACGCTCCCGGCATGGACCCCAAGCAGCGTGTGCGCAAGGCGATGGACTCCATCCACGGCGTCGACCTCAACCCGTTCGCCGTCGCGATCTCCCGATTCCGCCTAACCGTCGCGGGAATCCTGGCCGCAGGCGAGAAGTCTTTGGTCGGCGTAGAGGAGTGGGGATTCCATTTGGCTATTGGAGACTCGCTTCTCGGTCAGCAAGGCGTCACCAAACCTCTCTTTGGCGACGACACTTATACCTATGCCACCGAGGACCTCGCTGAATACATCGACATCCTCAAGCCCGGGCGGTACCACGTGGTCGTAGGCAACCCGCCCTACATCACCGTCAAGGACAAAGTCCTCAACCAAATCTACCGAGAGGCCTACAAAACGGCGGCAGGCAAGTATGCGCTGTCGGTGCCATTCATGGAACTATTCTTCCGTCTCGCGATCAAGGGTGGAGCAGGGCAGGGTTCCGGCCACGTTGGGCAGATCACGTCCAACTCGTTCATGAAACGTGAGTTCGGCAAGAAAGTCATAGAGGACCTCTTCGCTGGCTATCACATCGACAATCCTGTCGACCTGACCCACGTCATAGACACTTCAGGCGCCTACATCCCAGGCCACGGGACGCCAACCGTCATCCTAATCGGACGACGACGCCGGCCTGTCGCAGGCGATGTTCGGGCAGTCCTCGGGGTTCGTGGTGAGCCGGGACAGCCCGAGGACCCGTCGAAGGGGCTGGTCTGGACCGAGATAAACGCGAACATTGACAGCCCGGGCTTCGACGGCACCTACGTAAGCATCGTCGACCTCGCCCGCGAGACCCTGTCGACATTCCCTTGGTCGCTTAGCGGCGGTGGCGCGGGGGCGACGATGGCAATGATCGAGGGTGCGGCGGAGGGGAAGCTCCACGCGTATGTAGAGTCAGTCGGGTTCTCTGCCATTACTGGTGACGACGAATTTCTGACTGCGCCGTCTCGTATTGCGGCCCGACTCCGCAACGAAGGTGCACCGCCATTCGTCCTGGGCGATGAAATACGCGACTGGTGCGCGTCGGAGTCGCTTGTTAGTCTCGTGCCGACGGCACTCGACGGTGTTGAGCTGGAGCCATCAGTGGAGTTGGCCAGATTTCTCTGGCGAGGGAGGGCCGTGCTCTCCAACCGAAAGTATTTCGATAAGACGCCGAGCCAACGCGGTCTTCGATGGTTCGAGTACGCGATTCAGTTCCCGGCTAGAAACGTGGCTCCTCGAAAGCTGGTATTCGCGTTTGTGGCGACCCACAACCACTTCGTGCTCGACCGTGGCGGGAAGGTCTTCAAGCAGTCCGCGCCAGTGATCAATTTGCCGGACGACGCAACCGAGGAACAGCACCTCGAGCTGCTCGCCGTGCTAAATAGCTCGGTGGCGTGTTTTTGGCTCAAACAGGTCAGCTATCCGAAGGGCGGTGACCCAGTCGGCGATGACGGTGCACGCGTCAGCGCCGAGGGCTGGAGTGATCGCTTCGAGTTCACAGGAACCAAGCTTCAAGAGTTTCCGCTTCCGTCGAAACTGCCGGGAGACCGGGGAAAGCTCCTGGACCAGCTAGCTCAGCTGCTCGGTGCCGTTTCGCCTCGGGCTGTCATTTCTGCCTGGTTGGCCGACAGTGGAGGACTTGATCTGGGAGAACGCATCGCGGCGGCTCGACGAGAATGGGCCGAACTGCACCGTCGCATTGTGTTCGAACAGGAAGAGCTTGACTGGGAGACATACAGGCTTTACGGCCTCGCCGAAGAGGAAATGACGTATAGCGGATCGGCCACGGATCAGATCGTTCCGGGGCAGCGGTCCTTCGAAATTGCGCTTGCTCGCCGTGTGGAGGACGGCACAGAACTGAGCTCCTGGTTCTCTCGGCATAGTTCCGTGGCGCTGACCACGCTGCCGACCGTATGGTCGGAGGAATATCGGGACGTCGTGGAGAAGCGTCTTGAGCTGATCGAGGTAGATCGGAGCATACGCCTGCTCGAGCGCCCGGAGTACAAGCGTCGGTGGGCGACTGTTCCATGGGACAAACGGCTCCAGGATGCGCTGGAAGCTTCTATTCTCGAATGCCTCGAGCGGGTAGAACTTTGGCGCGACTACCAGGGTCCGAGCACTCGTTCGGTGGCTCAGCTGGCGGATTTATCGCGAAACGATGACGTCCTGCTCGAACTCGCACGAGCTCTGACCGGCAGTGCCGAGCCTGATCTCGCGGCGGTCATCGGTTCACTTGCGCCGATGGAAGCTGTTCCCTATGTCGCTGCGTACCGGTACAAGCCCTCGGGACTGGAAAAGTTTAGCGAGTGGCAGGCTATCTGGGACCTGCAGCGGCGCGAGGACTCGGGGGAGAAGGTCACAATCCCGGTTCCGCCGAAGTACTCGACGCCGGACTTCCAGAAAGTTGAGTACTGGAAGGCCCGGGGCAAGCTCGACGTACCCAAGGAACGGTTCGTACTGTATCCGGGCGTCGGTCGCGAGGGAGACAACAGCCTCGTGCTCGGCTGGGCCGGCTGGAGCCACCGTGACCAGGCGGTCGCGCTGGTCCGCGAGATCATGAACCAGCAGGCCCTCGGTGCGCCTAACGAAGCCCTGGTACCCATGGTTGCCGGGCTTGTCGAACTGGAGCCGTGGCTGCACCAGTGGCACACCGAGCTCGAACCGGAGTTCGGGTCCAGTGCGGCGCAAGCGGTCACCAGCCAGATCGACCAGCTCCTAGCACAGTTGGAAATGACCCGCGACGATGTGAACGCTTGGCGTCCGCCGGCGGCGGCGCGGCGACGTCGCAGCGCTTGA
- the pglZ gene encoding BREX-2 system phosphatase PglZ, producing the protein MISAPTEVTRAVAVSEALVRSRAAELIAKGGDSRVLVMRAQPRWHSGNLTIEGRRVRVVEGISQLAILYAYASQTDDEYLVVLTDRPRSDLGDTVLARAYRQQIEDPDEWGSVPALFGGAREVSRELRRLDWAATALLDHEPAGGWAPSTDLAVTAEHAIGGLLAHMLEMDSGDLDGVIILSALSNGSRASWSAVEPKLQDHLIEWAEREYGTAAGFALRTAAVPGGLVKPLALGLAIDVLWPHPAGDLTEELVAARTRLLERYVGGRSITPLQAREIANASVSAVLRLSREGDPEGRLGVVLDQAEALLRDNLGWPTGAERSAILRPGFTARLRALGQSLDVGAGSEEALAAVLEHREASLDGYDLPPRMAVRLARWLATKEQEVHTFGGDLQRQLDDGAWVDAALGVLWSGSTDAQVGAAYGRLIERVRARRRTRDEAAATHLGDSPAERSLAEQAEGPAVGIENVLRAVVDPWKSHGGVLLVVLDGMSAAVAVDLATEVGRSGLVEWVPAATKRRLAAAAALPTVTGISRTSLLCGEIRGGNSTTEKAGLGVAFPGARVFHKGELRATGGAQLGEIVASAIADRTVPVVGVVINAIDDATHKTDTAGRPWALGDLEPLRALLNAASIAGRAVVLTSDHGHVVERQTEMLPAVAGGDSRWRPANSGPVRDGELLVRGPRVALDAGEAVLLWRDDLRYGAARAGYHGGASLAELTVPVLVYQRSLALSAPDGWEAAPPQAPAWWNDPVIETPSAPAASPAKKAHKKPTVGKTPPALFEFDEPQTPAAAKSDDLVTRVLGSSVYSEQMGLAGRAATGAGSLVEAVLRMLVDRGGRAHQDTVASAAGLSYAGIGQGLSVVKRVLNVEGYDILSYDSDGETLRLDIDLLKDQFGVV; encoded by the coding sequence GTGATCAGCGCCCCGACCGAAGTGACCCGCGCCGTCGCCGTCTCTGAGGCGCTTGTGCGGTCACGCGCAGCCGAACTCATCGCCAAGGGCGGCGACTCGCGCGTGCTCGTGATGCGCGCCCAGCCCCGCTGGCACAGCGGGAACCTGACCATCGAAGGTCGACGTGTACGGGTGGTCGAGGGCATCTCCCAGCTGGCGATACTCTACGCCTACGCCTCACAGACCGACGACGAGTACTTGGTAGTGCTCACCGACCGACCACGCTCCGATCTCGGCGACACCGTGCTTGCCCGGGCCTACCGGCAGCAGATCGAGGACCCCGATGAATGGGGAAGTGTTCCGGCATTGTTCGGCGGAGCGCGTGAAGTCAGCCGCGAGTTGCGCCGGCTTGACTGGGCGGCCACTGCTCTGCTCGACCACGAGCCTGCAGGGGGGTGGGCGCCGTCGACCGACCTCGCCGTGACCGCCGAGCACGCCATTGGCGGACTGCTCGCGCACATGCTGGAGATGGACTCGGGCGACCTCGACGGCGTCATCATTCTCAGCGCGCTGAGCAACGGGTCTCGCGCTTCCTGGTCTGCGGTGGAACCGAAGCTACAAGACCACCTGATCGAGTGGGCTGAGCGGGAGTACGGCACCGCCGCCGGGTTCGCGCTTCGCACGGCCGCCGTTCCGGGCGGGCTCGTCAAGCCCCTCGCGCTCGGGCTGGCCATCGACGTGCTGTGGCCTCACCCTGCCGGCGATCTCACCGAGGAGCTGGTTGCCGCGCGCACCCGGTTGCTCGAGCGCTACGTGGGCGGCCGATCTATTACACCGCTGCAGGCGCGGGAGATCGCCAATGCCTCGGTGTCCGCTGTGCTGCGCCTGTCGAGAGAGGGTGACCCCGAGGGGCGGCTGGGCGTGGTACTCGACCAAGCCGAAGCGCTGCTGCGCGATAATCTGGGCTGGCCCACCGGCGCGGAGCGGTCGGCGATCCTGCGCCCCGGATTCACCGCTCGGCTACGAGCCCTCGGGCAGTCGCTCGACGTCGGGGCGGGGAGCGAGGAGGCACTGGCGGCGGTGCTCGAGCACCGCGAAGCAAGCCTGGACGGATACGACCTCCCACCGCGGATGGCCGTGCGACTTGCCCGCTGGTTGGCCACCAAGGAGCAGGAGGTGCACACCTTCGGAGGTGACCTGCAGCGGCAGCTCGACGATGGCGCCTGGGTCGATGCGGCCCTCGGCGTGCTTTGGAGCGGTTCTACTGACGCGCAGGTGGGCGCCGCGTATGGGCGGCTGATCGAGCGCGTGCGCGCTCGGCGCCGCACGCGCGATGAGGCAGCCGCGACGCACTTGGGTGACTCGCCTGCGGAGCGTTCGCTCGCCGAACAGGCCGAAGGACCGGCGGTCGGAATTGAAAACGTTCTTCGCGCTGTCGTCGACCCGTGGAAGTCCCACGGCGGCGTGCTCCTGGTGGTATTGGACGGGATGAGCGCTGCAGTCGCCGTCGACCTCGCCACCGAGGTTGGGCGTTCGGGGCTCGTCGAGTGGGTCCCGGCCGCCACCAAGCGCCGACTTGCTGCGGCGGCTGCGCTGCCGACTGTGACAGGGATCTCACGCACGAGTCTGTTGTGTGGCGAGATTCGGGGTGGCAACTCGACGACGGAGAAGGCCGGTCTCGGAGTGGCGTTCCCTGGCGCGAGGGTGTTCCACAAGGGCGAGCTGCGGGCCACAGGTGGGGCCCAACTCGGGGAGATCGTCGCGTCGGCGATCGCCGACCGGACCGTCCCCGTAGTCGGCGTGGTCATCAACGCCATTGACGATGCGACGCACAAAACCGACACCGCCGGTCGGCCTTGGGCCCTGGGGGACCTGGAGCCGCTGCGGGCGCTGCTCAATGCCGCGTCGATCGCCGGACGCGCCGTCGTGCTGACCTCCGACCACGGCCACGTGGTCGAGAGGCAGACCGAGATGCTGCCCGCTGTGGCTGGCGGAGATTCGCGCTGGCGACCAGCGAATTCGGGTCCTGTCCGAGATGGCGAACTGCTGGTAAGGGGGCCGCGCGTCGCGCTCGACGCAGGCGAGGCCGTCCTCCTGTGGCGTGACGACTTACGGTACGGGGCGGCTCGGGCCGGTTACCACGGTGGTGCGTCTTTGGCCGAGCTGACCGTGCCGGTCCTGGTGTACCAACGATCGCTGGCGCTGTCGGCGCCAGACGGATGGGAGGCTGCGCCGCCGCAGGCGCCCGCATGGTGGAACGACCCGGTCATCGAGACGCCGTCCGCGCCTGCGGCTTCTCCAGCGAAGAAGGCGCACAAGAAGCCCACCGTCGGTAAGACGCCGCCCGCGTTGTTCGAGTTCGACGAGCCGCAGACTCCCGCGGCGGCGAAGTCGGACGACCTCGTTACCCGAGTGCTCGGGTCGTCGGTCTATTCCGAGCAGATGGGGCTCGCCGGGCGCGCAGCTACCGGCGCCGGATCGCTCGTGGAAGCGGTGCTGCGCATGCTCGTGGACCGCGGTGGGCGAGCGCACCAGGACACGGTCGCGTCGGCCGCGGGACTGTCTTACGCTGGCATCGGGCAAGGGCTGTCTGTGGTCAAACGCGTCCTGAACGTCGAGGGCTACGACATCCTGTCCTACGACAGCGATGGTGAGACCCTGCGGCTCGACATCGACCTGCTCAAAGACCAGTTCGGAGTGGTGTGA